In Silene latifolia isolate original U9 population chromosome X, ASM4854445v1, whole genome shotgun sequence, the following proteins share a genomic window:
- the LOC141619749 gene encoding uncharacterized protein LOC141619749, with the protein MSCMQSSLAHPSLEEEATTMKLNENNPSLQTESSVTCTYQAVLEASTRNLVITWYKASTSHSLAITIENMYNEDHQTCEVDFHASQLWSRKGLKSLNVDDDVRVDIYWDFRGAKFCGNPEPCSDYYVAIVCDKQMVLLLGDLKADAFKRTLSRPTQVCPTLLHKEEILYGKNRFETKVLLGEGPKEHDVTIENRQLKHGEEELRVSIDGRVVVRVMNLNWMFRGNETVLVNNVPIQIFWDVHDWLFNNNGSAHGLFIFKPGSLHSLLDEDNNSMKEGEGEDEDDESAVVGGCCHFVFAVKVDET; encoded by the exons ATGTCTTGTATGCAATCTTCTCTAGCACATCCGAGCCTTGAAGAAGAGGCTACTACAATGAAATTAAATGAGAACAACCCAAGTTTACAGACGGAGAGCTCAGTCACCTGCACATATCAAGCAGTCCTTGAAGCCTCAACGCGAAACCTAGTAATAACGTGGTACAAAGCTTCCACAAGTCATTCCCTCGCCATTACCATTGAAAATATGTACAACGAAGACCACCAAACGTGCGAAGTTGATTTTCATGCTTCTCAGTTGTGGAGCAGGAAAGGCCTCAAATCTCTCAATGTTGATGATGATGTGAGAGTAGACATTTATTGGGATTTTCGAGGTGCAAAATTCTGTGGCAACCCAGAGCCGTGCTCAGATTATTATGTTGCGATTGTGTGTGACAAACAAATGGTGCTGTTATTGGGCGACTTAAAAGCTGATGCATTTAAGAGAACCTTGTCCAGACCAACTCAG GTATGTCCCACATTGTTACATAAAGAGGAGATCTTATATGGGAAAAATAGGTTTGAGACGAAGGTGTTACTTGGTGAGGGGCCAAAAGAGCACGATGTTACAATAGAGAACCGACAGTTGAAGCATGGTGAGGAAGAGTTAAGAGTAAGCATAGATGGGCGGGTGGTGGTACGCGTAATGAACCTAAACTGGATGTTCAGAGGAAACGAGACAGTACTGGTTAACAATGTACCTATCCAAATATTCTGGGATGTGCATGATTGGTTGTTTAACAATAACGGGTCAGCCCATGGACTGTTCATTTTCAAACCAGGGTCATTACACAGCTTACTAGACGAAGACAACAATAGTATGAAGGAGGGTGAGggtgaggatgaggatgatgagagtGCGGTGGTGGGTGGTTGCTGCCATTTTGTATTTGCTGTCAAGGTGGATGAGACATGA
- the LOC141619748 gene encoding uncharacterized protein LOC141619748: MSTSNLLRLLSFNHFANHRIFHPQLLRRNGVRCFSHTADASGLPVRYISKRRQDVDNKQSTSSAPHISLQHEIPSISHSTVLRPNTFQGLPVDSSTEGKMLKTKGPILNHWNGHEKQDLIDEQHIKGHKQVVDCIKTGQVVAHKTGGLREGTKLNEELGSDGLVDEECMEAPEEVFEDLQSNNTYFKAKPDKTRQAAQKLAVQLLARRAFTAVELRKKLGAKLFPLTVVEAVVRDFQDRGLINDGLYAETFSHSRWKSSSWGPRRIKQALSTKGVSEDDVEKAVKLVFEDCEEGEERSSVRLSSCSLQQLYVQASKQWERSHDVGDEKRKARVIRWLQYRGFDWGVIGSIIKKLESDNPRGMRR, translated from the exons ATGTCGACTTCCAATTTATTGAGACTCCTTTCCTTTAATCATTTTGCCAACCATCGCATTTTCCACCCTCAATT GTTGAGGAGGAATGGTGTTAGATGTTTTTCACACACCGCGGATGCTTCTGGATTACCTGTTAGATATATTTCTAAGAGACGTCAAGATGTTGATAATAAACAATCCACTTCTTCAGCCCCACACATTTCTCTTCAACACGAGATTCCCTCCATCTCTCATTCCACTGTATTGAGACCCAACACTTTTCAAGGTCTTCCTGTAGATAGTAGTACTGAGGGAAAGATGCTGAAAACCAAGG GTCCAATTTTGAACCACTGGAACGGCCATGAAAAACAAGACTTAATCGATGAACAACATATAAAAGGCCACAAGCAGGTTGTTGACTGCATCAAAACGGGTCAAGTAGTTGCACACAAGACCGGTGGTCTAAGAGAGGGTACCAAATTGAATGAAGAGTTGGGTAGCGATGGGCTTGTAGATGAAGAATGCATGGAAGCGCCTGAGGAAGTATTCGAGGATCTACAGTCAAACAATACGTATTTCAAAGCTAAACCTGACAAGACTAGACAAGCTGCTCAGAAGTTGGCTGTTCAATTGCTTGCAAGAAG GGCATTTACTGCAGTTGAGCTCCGAAAAAAACTTGGTGCCAAGCTTTTTCCTCTTACTGTTGTTGAGGCAGTTGTGCGTGATTTCCAGGACAG GGGGCTGATCAATGATGGCCTTTATGCAGAAACATTCTCTCATTCTAGATGGAAGTCCTCAAGTTGGGGTCCAAGGCGAATCAAACAA GCACTTTCAACGAAGGGTGTGAGCGAAGACGATGTGGAAAAAGCAGTAAAGTTAGTTTTTGAGGATtgtgaagaaggtgaagaaaggTCAAGTGTTAGGCTGTCGAGTTGTTCGCTGCAGCAACTGTATGTGCAAGCATCAAAGCAGTGGGAACGAAGCCATGATGTAGGTGATGAGAAGCGTAAAGCGAGGGTGATTAGGTGGCTTCAGTATCGTGGATTTGATTGGGGTGTTATAGGTAGCATAATTAAAAAACTAGAATCTGATAATCCCCGAGGGATGCGGCGGTAA
- the LOC141619747 gene encoding uncharacterized protein LOC141619747 isoform X2 yields the protein MKLIQPQQNPSNPFQHPITNRFLTLHNAATQQYLDTARGHYITALSARIPNNQQPHSNISAPSLAPHSTYHQLPEPDPDQPPSPPPQHQHHPNTVFEMQFPKALFNASINQLQPLNLHFNPTLSTTNTPQLPEMVDTLGVVIRQEMLTVNASQPQEALMSISSDIGDANDSLPKGMLETSTSLHKTVESLKAELEHLKREHADFKDNDLLLQSALNPNNEAHLAEEDKSRHAFQEALQNKNETDSLNIIKSKARKREHCSFNTYSQLDKRPRLTPHITEANGRTMSALDATNTVPDRMYTTCVSTSESSARIMNSEDELESSTQQPENSNNLPTAELMVIQPRIEADNCDRLPEFSIRDYVFSARNKDISTNWPFSEKNLQLCLKHGVKNVLPPFQPVDSFRDNSVKRCLVEKSISSEESNLNERPSVMKIHLVRDTAINRCWNQEFAEGFRDLDSFPSVREKDLAFQTTPVLCQSEVGSVSTSNLPLSEVVSDENEAAASAANKTKSSVSQVFDKKRRTALKLPVNSRRATPEDITSACTAPSEATATKICPVCEIFSSSSNTTLNAHIDQCLSSQSSPNWMNNSKLVNPRIKPRKMRSMVDICATAPQCTLEDLDRRNGSNWAINLDTTSEDTGLRIEGSNHRVSSRYTVNNFDDDSVYIDSSGRKIRILSKFNETVPSSFPKPRKDPKVRKQSRRGKRSNLFSASRKRRLVKHLKYLRVTRQKKHLLSLKACAAEKATCAGHESHMKQQPTGSLGNGLEAQEQRNQIVPDSSGGCTSSFAKKNDPEATTTVCRYDLRMRSDHKVTGRKFAKKLPHFPKKPLCSIQQSMRAEHRSSGSSCGKTMHSPLKNKIQDNKQTILVPLKFRDPGFNGESTKNCVWKSLESGSTPVRSLEREIEIQSDAVLTAGSCKILHSCRTNSFDEMRSCNSETDARSNDTGDQSGAVQGCSQSGLRDTNRFSECGGGAQCNYGFAGSAETGHGEKDIDDPDLSTSLAFEETDISLNPSFDPELQKVADVSTLLSSTMQCTNKFQSPLSQDGSKGYLPQHDLVEEQMLYRDVSATERSELKMGNGNFNLMEIDPILIPGPPGSDLPSFSDMGSEDLQTSSSALEHSFGDGDNVVNGDSSDSLFSAASSIFNLGVTNDHVYQGWFGASSPLDTSTVFSKSTAVKTERVASIVNDLKEGQGRSQQCCCSRKEAIPWSAAMNIQESELLVQKMSSLVAFPGEKYTYSSLTKWPYGQDDTICRSIESEKVVDSGHTSHQNITSVQSLRIGDSDSSTPAPILRLMGKDLMVVNNEEDDPSLVPAAQNVNPNSETSSKHDVTWEHHSSQSPALIGPLPYVQDPCTFSVKCFDVGPSNMINSSGSPNSTSGDTYINNPVHPRLGIHGTAPLKR from the exons ATGAAACTAATACAACCTCAACAAAATCCATCCAACCCTTTTCAACACCCTATTACCAACAGATTTCTAACTCTTCATAATGCTGCTACTCAACAATATCTCGACACTGCTAGAGGTCATTATATCACCGCCCTTTCTGCCCGAATACCGAATAACCAACAACCCCATTCCAATATTTCTGCACCATCACTTGCACCTCACTCTACCTACCACCAACTACCTGAACCTGACCCTGACCAACCACCCTCACCCCCAccccaacaccaacaccaccccAACACTGTTTTTGAAATGCAGTTTCCCAAGGCCCTCTTCAATGCCTCCATAAACCAATTGCAGCCTCTCAATTTACATTTCAACCCAACTTTATCTACAACTAACACACCCCAATTGCCTGAAATGGTTGACACACTTGGGGTGGTTATTCGACAAGAAATGCTCACGGTGAATGCTTCCCAACCTCAAGAAGCTCTCATGTCTATTTCTTCAGATATTGGCGATGCTAACGACTCTTTACCTAAGGGAATGCTGGAAACTAGTACTTCTCTACACAAAACAGTCGAGTCTCTTAAGGCCGAGCTTGAGCATTTGAAGAGAGAACATGCCGACTTTAAAGATAATGATCTACTACTCCAATCTGCTCTTAACCCTAATAATGAAGCTCACCTGGCAGAAGAAGATAAATCTAGACATGCATTTCAAGAAGCACTCCAGAACAAAAATGAAACTGATTCCCTCAACATTATTAAGAGTAAAGCTCGTAAAAGGGAACACTGCAGCTTCAACACTTATTCTCAACTTGACAAGAGGCCAAGACTGACCCCTCATATTACTGAAGCTAATGGGCGGACAATGAGTGCCTTGGATGCAACTAACACCGTGCCTGACAGAATGTATACCACCTGTGTCTCAACATCGGAGTCTAGTGCCAGGATCATGAATTCTGAAGATGAGCTTGAGTCATCAACTCAGCAACCAGAGAACTCGAATAACCTACCAACTGCAGAATTGATGGTGATACAACCAAGAATTGAGGCGGATAATTGTGACCGCCTTCCTGAATTTTCCATCAG AGATTATGTCTTTTCTGCCCGGAACAAGGATATCAGCACTAATTGGCCCTTTTCTGAGAAGAATTTGCAGCTTTGTCTGAAACATGGCGTAAAGAATGTATTGCCTCCTTTCCAGCCTGTGGATTCTTTTAGAGATAACTCAGTGAAAAGATGTTTGGTTGAGAAGAGCATTTCCAGTGAAGAAAGCAATCTTAATGAGAGGCCTTCAGTGATGAAAATTCATCTGGTACGAGACACTGCCATTAATCGTTGCTGGAATCAGGAGTTTGCCGAAGGTTTCAGAGATCTGGATTCTTTTCCATCTGTGCGAGAAAAAGACTTGGCATTCCAGACAACTCCTGTCCTTTGTCAATCTGAGGTGGGGTCGGTCTCCACAAGCAACCTTCCATTGTCTGAGGTTGTCTCTGATGAAAATGAAGCTGCAGCTTCTGCTGCCAACAAGACTAAGAGTTCAGTCTCACAAGTATTTGACAAGAAGCGTAGAACGGCATTGAAATTACCAGTGAACAGTAGGCGGGCTACACCTGAAGATATTACTTCTGCTTGCACGGCTCCTTCAGAAGCAACGGCTACTAAAATCTGCCCTGTTTGTGAAATTTTTTCATCATCTTCAAATACTACTTTAAATGCCCATATTGATCAGTGCCTTTCTTCTCAATCTAGTCCAAACTGGATGAATAATTCCAAGCTAGTTAACCCTAGAATAAAGCCAAGAAAAATGAGATCAATGGTTGACATCTGCGCAACAGCCCCACAGTGCACCTTAGAAGATTTGGACAGGAGAAATGGCTCTAACTGGGCTATAAATCTAGACACTACTTCTGAAGATACTGGATTGCGCATTGAAGGGAGTAATCATAGAGTATCTTCAAGATATACTGTTAATAATTTTGATGATGATTCCGTTTATATTGACTCCAGTGGCAGAAAAATCCGTATCCTTTCAAAGTTCAATGAAACAGTGCCATCATCATTTCCTAAGCCTAGAAAGGATCCAAAAGTGAGGAAGCAATCTAGAAGGGGCAAGAGATCTAATTTGTTTTCTGCAAGTAGGAAGAGGCGTCTTGTGAAACATTTGAAGTATCTTAGAGTCACACGCCAGAAAAAACACCTCTTGTCTCTTAAG GCTTGTGCGGCTGAAAAGGCTACATGTGCAGGTCATGAAAGCCACATGAAGCAGCAACCAACTGGCTCACTTGGTAATGGACTCGAAGCTCAAGAGCAGAGGAATCAAATAGTTCCTGACTCTTCAGGTGGATGTACATCCTCCTTTGCAAAGAAAAATGACCCTGAAGCTACTACCACAGTCTGCAGGTATGACTTGCGGATGAGGAGCGATCACAAAGTCACCGGGAGAAAATTTGCTAAAAAGCTTCCACATTTCCCAAAGAAACCTCTGTGTTCCATCCAGCAAAGCATGAGAGCAGAGCACAGGAGTTCGGGTTCTTCTTGTGGAAAGACAATGCATAGTCCACTAAAAAACAAAATCCAAGACAACAAACAGACGATCCTGGTACCCTTGAAGTTTCGGGATCCTGGCTTCAATGGGGAAAGCACCAAAAATTGTGTATGGAAGTCTTTGGAGTCTGGATCAACTCCAGTGCGTTCACTTGAAAGAGAAATTGAGATTCAGTCCGATGCCGTACTTACTGCTGGAAGCTGTAAAATATTACATAGTTGCCGGACCAACTCATTTGATGAGATGAGATCCTGCAATTCAGAGACTGATGCACGGTCAAATGACACTGGAGATCAATCTGGTGCCGTGCAAGGTTGTAGTCAGAGTGGTTTAAGAGACACAAATAGGTTTAGTGAGTGTGGTGGTGGCGCCCAATGTAATTATGGTTTTGCTGGATCTGCTGAAACAGGGCATGGGGAAAAGGATATTGATGATCCTGATTTATCTACTAGTTTGGCTTTTGAAGAAACTGATATCAGTTTAAACCCGTCTTTTGATCCTGAGTTGCAGAAGGTTGCTGATGTGTCTACGCTTCTCTCTAGCACAATGCAGTGTACAAACAAATTTCAGAGTCCGTTATCCCAGGATGGGTCAAAGGGTTATCTTCCTCAACATGATCTGGTGGAGGAGCAGatgttgtatagagatgtatctGCCACTGAAAGATCAGAGCTGAAGATGGGAAATGGCAATTTCAATTTAATGGAAATTGACCCAATACTCATACCCGGACCACCAGGATCTGATTTACCTAGTTTCAGCGATATGGGCTCTGAAGATCTGCAAACGAGCTCATCAGCCTTGGAACATTCTTTTGGAGATGGAGACAATGTGGTTAATGGGGATTCATCAGATTCTCTTTTTTCGGCAGCATCCTCTATTTTCAACCTGGGTGTCACAAATGATCATGTTTATCAAGGATGGTTCGGTGCTAGTTCACCATTGGATACTTCGACGGTATTTTCAAAATCCACAGCTGTCAAAACTGAAAGAGTTGCTTCTATTGTTAATGATTTAAAAGAAGGCCAGGGCAGAAGCCAGCAATGCTGCTGTTCACGGAAGGAAGCGATTCCTTGGAGTGCTGCTATGAATATCCAAGAATCTGAACTTCTGGTGCAGAAAATGTCATCTTTGGTGGCCTTCCCTGGAGAAAAGTACACCTATTCAAGTTTGACTAAATGGCCATATGGTCAAGATGACACAATTTGTCGGAGTATAGAGTCAGAGAAAGTAGTCGATTCTGGTCATACCTCACATCAGAATATCACGTCTGTTCAATCCCTAAGAATTGGGGACTCTGATTCTTCAACTCCTGCTCCAATTCTTAGGTTGATGGGTAAGGACTTAATGGTAGTCAACAACGAGGAAGATGATCCTTCACTGGTCCCCGCAGCTCAAAATGTGAACCCGAACTCTGAAACCTCTTCCAAGCATGACGTAACTTGGGAGCATCACTCCTCTCAAAGTCCGGCTCTTATTGGGCCTCTACCGTATGTGCAAGATCCATGTACTTTCTCTGTAAAATGCTTTGATGTTGGGCCATCAAATATGATAAACAGCTCTGGGAGCCCAAACAGTACATCTGGTGACACGTACATCAACAACCCCGTGCATCCTAGGTTGGGTATCCATGGAACAGCTCCTCTGAAAAGGTGA
- the LOC141619747 gene encoding uncharacterized protein LOC141619747 isoform X1: protein MKLIQPQQNPSNPFQHPITNRFLTLHNAATQQYLDTARGHYITALSARIPNNQQPHSNISAPSLAPHSTYHQLPEPDPDQPPSPPPQHQHHPNTVFEMQFPKALFNASINQLQPLNLHFNPTLSTTNTPQLPEMVDTLGVVIRQEMLTVNASQPQEALMSISSDIGDANDSLPKGMLETSTSLHKTVESLKAELEHLKREHADFKDNDLLLQSALNPNNEAHLAEEDKSRHAFQEALQNKNETDSLNIIKSKARKREHCSFNTYSQLDKRPRLTPHITEANGRTMSALDATNTVPDRMYTTCVSTSESSARIMNSEDELESSTQQPENSNNLPTAELMVIQPRIEADNCDRLPEFSIRDYVFSARNKDISTNWPFSEKNLQLCLKHGVKNVLPPFQPVDSFRDNSVKRCLVEKSISSEESNLNERPSVMKIHLVRDTAINRCWNQEFAEGFRDLDSFPSVREKDLAFQTTPVLCQSEVGSVSTSNLPLSEVVSDENEAAASAANKTKSSVSQVFDKKRRTALKLPVNSRRATPEDITSACTAPSEATATKICPVCEIFSSSSNTTLNAHIDQCLSSQSSPNWMNNSKLVNPRIKPRKMRSMVDICATAPQCTLEDLDRRNGSNWAINLDTTSEDTGLRIEGSNHRVSSRYTVNNFDDDSVYIDSSGRKIRILSKFNETVPSSFPKPRKDPKVRKQSRRGKRSNLFSASRKRRLVKHLKYLRVTRQKKHLLSLKVKEYSAKACAAEKATCAGHESHMKQQPTGSLGNGLEAQEQRNQIVPDSSGGCTSSFAKKNDPEATTTVCRYDLRMRSDHKVTGRKFAKKLPHFPKKPLCSIQQSMRAEHRSSGSSCGKTMHSPLKNKIQDNKQTILVPLKFRDPGFNGESTKNCVWKSLESGSTPVRSLEREIEIQSDAVLTAGSCKILHSCRTNSFDEMRSCNSETDARSNDTGDQSGAVQGCSQSGLRDTNRFSECGGGAQCNYGFAGSAETGHGEKDIDDPDLSTSLAFEETDISLNPSFDPELQKVADVSTLLSSTMQCTNKFQSPLSQDGSKGYLPQHDLVEEQMLYRDVSATERSELKMGNGNFNLMEIDPILIPGPPGSDLPSFSDMGSEDLQTSSSALEHSFGDGDNVVNGDSSDSLFSAASSIFNLGVTNDHVYQGWFGASSPLDTSTVFSKSTAVKTERVASIVNDLKEGQGRSQQCCCSRKEAIPWSAAMNIQESELLVQKMSSLVAFPGEKYTYSSLTKWPYGQDDTICRSIESEKVVDSGHTSHQNITSVQSLRIGDSDSSTPAPILRLMGKDLMVVNNEEDDPSLVPAAQNVNPNSETSSKHDVTWEHHSSQSPALIGPLPYVQDPCTFSVKCFDVGPSNMINSSGSPNSTSGDTYINNPVHPRLGIHGTAPLKR from the exons ATGAAACTAATACAACCTCAACAAAATCCATCCAACCCTTTTCAACACCCTATTACCAACAGATTTCTAACTCTTCATAATGCTGCTACTCAACAATATCTCGACACTGCTAGAGGTCATTATATCACCGCCCTTTCTGCCCGAATACCGAATAACCAACAACCCCATTCCAATATTTCTGCACCATCACTTGCACCTCACTCTACCTACCACCAACTACCTGAACCTGACCCTGACCAACCACCCTCACCCCCAccccaacaccaacaccaccccAACACTGTTTTTGAAATGCAGTTTCCCAAGGCCCTCTTCAATGCCTCCATAAACCAATTGCAGCCTCTCAATTTACATTTCAACCCAACTTTATCTACAACTAACACACCCCAATTGCCTGAAATGGTTGACACACTTGGGGTGGTTATTCGACAAGAAATGCTCACGGTGAATGCTTCCCAACCTCAAGAAGCTCTCATGTCTATTTCTTCAGATATTGGCGATGCTAACGACTCTTTACCTAAGGGAATGCTGGAAACTAGTACTTCTCTACACAAAACAGTCGAGTCTCTTAAGGCCGAGCTTGAGCATTTGAAGAGAGAACATGCCGACTTTAAAGATAATGATCTACTACTCCAATCTGCTCTTAACCCTAATAATGAAGCTCACCTGGCAGAAGAAGATAAATCTAGACATGCATTTCAAGAAGCACTCCAGAACAAAAATGAAACTGATTCCCTCAACATTATTAAGAGTAAAGCTCGTAAAAGGGAACACTGCAGCTTCAACACTTATTCTCAACTTGACAAGAGGCCAAGACTGACCCCTCATATTACTGAAGCTAATGGGCGGACAATGAGTGCCTTGGATGCAACTAACACCGTGCCTGACAGAATGTATACCACCTGTGTCTCAACATCGGAGTCTAGTGCCAGGATCATGAATTCTGAAGATGAGCTTGAGTCATCAACTCAGCAACCAGAGAACTCGAATAACCTACCAACTGCAGAATTGATGGTGATACAACCAAGAATTGAGGCGGATAATTGTGACCGCCTTCCTGAATTTTCCATCAG AGATTATGTCTTTTCTGCCCGGAACAAGGATATCAGCACTAATTGGCCCTTTTCTGAGAAGAATTTGCAGCTTTGTCTGAAACATGGCGTAAAGAATGTATTGCCTCCTTTCCAGCCTGTGGATTCTTTTAGAGATAACTCAGTGAAAAGATGTTTGGTTGAGAAGAGCATTTCCAGTGAAGAAAGCAATCTTAATGAGAGGCCTTCAGTGATGAAAATTCATCTGGTACGAGACACTGCCATTAATCGTTGCTGGAATCAGGAGTTTGCCGAAGGTTTCAGAGATCTGGATTCTTTTCCATCTGTGCGAGAAAAAGACTTGGCATTCCAGACAACTCCTGTCCTTTGTCAATCTGAGGTGGGGTCGGTCTCCACAAGCAACCTTCCATTGTCTGAGGTTGTCTCTGATGAAAATGAAGCTGCAGCTTCTGCTGCCAACAAGACTAAGAGTTCAGTCTCACAAGTATTTGACAAGAAGCGTAGAACGGCATTGAAATTACCAGTGAACAGTAGGCGGGCTACACCTGAAGATATTACTTCTGCTTGCACGGCTCCTTCAGAAGCAACGGCTACTAAAATCTGCCCTGTTTGTGAAATTTTTTCATCATCTTCAAATACTACTTTAAATGCCCATATTGATCAGTGCCTTTCTTCTCAATCTAGTCCAAACTGGATGAATAATTCCAAGCTAGTTAACCCTAGAATAAAGCCAAGAAAAATGAGATCAATGGTTGACATCTGCGCAACAGCCCCACAGTGCACCTTAGAAGATTTGGACAGGAGAAATGGCTCTAACTGGGCTATAAATCTAGACACTACTTCTGAAGATACTGGATTGCGCATTGAAGGGAGTAATCATAGAGTATCTTCAAGATATACTGTTAATAATTTTGATGATGATTCCGTTTATATTGACTCCAGTGGCAGAAAAATCCGTATCCTTTCAAAGTTCAATGAAACAGTGCCATCATCATTTCCTAAGCCTAGAAAGGATCCAAAAGTGAGGAAGCAATCTAGAAGGGGCAAGAGATCTAATTTGTTTTCTGCAAGTAGGAAGAGGCGTCTTGTGAAACATTTGAAGTATCTTAGAGTCACACGCCAGAAAAAACACCTCTTGTCTCTTAAGGTCAAGGAATACTCTGCTAAA GCTTGTGCGGCTGAAAAGGCTACATGTGCAGGTCATGAAAGCCACATGAAGCAGCAACCAACTGGCTCACTTGGTAATGGACTCGAAGCTCAAGAGCAGAGGAATCAAATAGTTCCTGACTCTTCAGGTGGATGTACATCCTCCTTTGCAAAGAAAAATGACCCTGAAGCTACTACCACAGTCTGCAGGTATGACTTGCGGATGAGGAGCGATCACAAAGTCACCGGGAGAAAATTTGCTAAAAAGCTTCCACATTTCCCAAAGAAACCTCTGTGTTCCATCCAGCAAAGCATGAGAGCAGAGCACAGGAGTTCGGGTTCTTCTTGTGGAAAGACAATGCATAGTCCACTAAAAAACAAAATCCAAGACAACAAACAGACGATCCTGGTACCCTTGAAGTTTCGGGATCCTGGCTTCAATGGGGAAAGCACCAAAAATTGTGTATGGAAGTCTTTGGAGTCTGGATCAACTCCAGTGCGTTCACTTGAAAGAGAAATTGAGATTCAGTCCGATGCCGTACTTACTGCTGGAAGCTGTAAAATATTACATAGTTGCCGGACCAACTCATTTGATGAGATGAGATCCTGCAATTCAGAGACTGATGCACGGTCAAATGACACTGGAGATCAATCTGGTGCCGTGCAAGGTTGTAGTCAGAGTGGTTTAAGAGACACAAATAGGTTTAGTGAGTGTGGTGGTGGCGCCCAATGTAATTATGGTTTTGCTGGATCTGCTGAAACAGGGCATGGGGAAAAGGATATTGATGATCCTGATTTATCTACTAGTTTGGCTTTTGAAGAAACTGATATCAGTTTAAACCCGTCTTTTGATCCTGAGTTGCAGAAGGTTGCTGATGTGTCTACGCTTCTCTCTAGCACAATGCAGTGTACAAACAAATTTCAGAGTCCGTTATCCCAGGATGGGTCAAAGGGTTATCTTCCTCAACATGATCTGGTGGAGGAGCAGatgttgtatagagatgtatctGCCACTGAAAGATCAGAGCTGAAGATGGGAAATGGCAATTTCAATTTAATGGAAATTGACCCAATACTCATACCCGGACCACCAGGATCTGATTTACCTAGTTTCAGCGATATGGGCTCTGAAGATCTGCAAACGAGCTCATCAGCCTTGGAACATTCTTTTGGAGATGGAGACAATGTGGTTAATGGGGATTCATCAGATTCTCTTTTTTCGGCAGCATCCTCTATTTTCAACCTGGGTGTCACAAATGATCATGTTTATCAAGGATGGTTCGGTGCTAGTTCACCATTGGATACTTCGACGGTATTTTCAAAATCCACAGCTGTCAAAACTGAAAGAGTTGCTTCTATTGTTAATGATTTAAAAGAAGGCCAGGGCAGAAGCCAGCAATGCTGCTGTTCACGGAAGGAAGCGATTCCTTGGAGTGCTGCTATGAATATCCAAGAATCTGAACTTCTGGTGCAGAAAATGTCATCTTTGGTGGCCTTCCCTGGAGAAAAGTACACCTATTCAAGTTTGACTAAATGGCCATATGGTCAAGATGACACAATTTGTCGGAGTATAGAGTCAGAGAAAGTAGTCGATTCTGGTCATACCTCACATCAGAATATCACGTCTGTTCAATCCCTAAGAATTGGGGACTCTGATTCTTCAACTCCTGCTCCAATTCTTAGGTTGATGGGTAAGGACTTAATGGTAGTCAACAACGAGGAAGATGATCCTTCACTGGTCCCCGCAGCTCAAAATGTGAACCCGAACTCTGAAACCTCTTCCAAGCATGACGTAACTTGGGAGCATCACTCCTCTCAAAGTCCGGCTCTTATTGGGCCTCTACCGTATGTGCAAGATCCATGTACTTTCTCTGTAAAATGCTTTGATGTTGGGCCATCAAATATGATAAACAGCTCTGGGAGCCCAAACAGTACATCTGGTGACACGTACATCAACAACCCCGTGCATCCTAGGTTGGGTATCCATGGAACAGCTCCTCTGAAAAGGTGA